A single region of the Neisseriaceae bacterium genome encodes:
- the folC gene encoding bifunctional tetrahydrofolate synthase/dihydrofolate synthase translates to MKQKSLKEWLDYWSIVHDGNEIELGLERVNRVKKQMDWKIHQPIVIVGGTNGKGSVCAFLTSIYTQAGYRVGTLISPHLLHYNERIMINGEPVNDEKIIASFERIETKRTTVSLTYFEVNVLSAVDIFVHEEVDIIILEVGLGGRLDAVNIFDADVSVVTNVDLDHQEYLGDTREKIAYEKAGIYRSNRPAVVGEINPDNALLGYIDKINAISLRLGVDYSYECLENQWNFYFKPTYHQYAKERHRFALPIPTLRGSYQLDNASIALCVIECLYSKVPVSTGSIKKGLLLVSHPARFQILPGRPIVVLDVGHNPHAVKELRKNFLRLPFAKKKIAVFGILADKDIDNILEILKDEFDEWYIATLDTNRALPCVEIEEKLLQNNVKTVKVFNSIAQAYHSALKGVSEDDRIVVFGSFFTVAEVIKSFKYSN, encoded by the coding sequence ATGAAACAGAAATCATTGAAAGAGTGGTTAGATTATTGGTCAATAGTTCATGATGGAAATGAAATAGAACTCGGCTTGGAACGAGTTAACCGAGTAAAAAAACAAATGGATTGGAAAATTCATCAACCTATTGTTATCGTGGGAGGAACAAATGGAAAGGGATCGGTCTGTGCTTTTTTAACTTCTATTTACACTCAAGCAGGTTATCGAGTCGGTACTTTGATTAGCCCTCATTTGTTACATTACAATGAGAGAATTATGATCAATGGGGAGCCAGTAAATGATGAAAAAATTATTGCATCTTTTGAACGGATAGAAACTAAAAGAACAACTGTTTCTTTAACCTATTTTGAAGTCAATGTCTTATCTGCGGTGGATATTTTTGTGCATGAAGAAGTTGATATTATCATTTTAGAGGTTGGTTTAGGTGGTCGATTGGATGCAGTTAATATTTTTGACGCTGATGTTTCAGTTGTGACTAATGTGGATTTAGATCACCAAGAATATTTAGGGGATACTCGAGAAAAAATTGCTTACGAGAAGGCAGGTATTTATCGTTCTAATAGACCTGCTGTTGTAGGTGAAATAAATCCTGATAATGCATTGCTAGGATATATTGATAAAATTAATGCAATTTCATTACGTTTAGGAGTTGATTATTCATACGAATGTTTAGAAAACCAGTGGAATTTTTACTTTAAACCTACTTATCACCAATATGCAAAAGAGCGTCATCGATTTGCTTTACCTATCCCTACATTACGAGGTTCCTATCAGCTAGATAATGCAAGTATTGCTTTATGTGTAATTGAGTGTCTTTATTCTAAAGTACCTGTGAGTACAGGCTCAATTAAGAAAGGTTTATTATTGGTTTCTCATCCTGCTCGATTTCAGATTTTACCAGGAAGGCCGATTGTGGTATTAGATGTTGGGCATAATCCACATGCAGTCAAGGAACTTAGAAAAAACTTTTTACGTTTACCTTTTGCCAAGAAAAAAATTGCAGTTTTTGGTATCTTGGCAGACAAAGATATAGATAATATTTTAGAGATTTTAAAAGATGAATTTGACGAATGGTATATTGCAACTCTGGATACAAATCGTGCTTTACCCTGTGTTGAAATTGAGGAAAAATTATTGCAAAATAATGTTAAAACTGTAAAAGTTTTTAATTCGATTGCTCAAGCATACCATTCTGCCTTAAAAGGTGTTTCAGAAGATGATAGAATAGTTGTTTTTGGCTCTTTCTTTACAGTTGCAGAAGTAATAAAATCATTTAAATATAGCAATTAA
- the purF gene encoding amidophosphoribosyltransferase produces the protein MCGILGIMSHRAVNQELYDGLQMLQHRGQDAAGILTTDGSVFHSHKGQGLVRDVFRTRNMRDLLGNFGIAHVRYPTAGNKSSEASEESQPFYVNSPFGIALAHNGNLINVDSLMQNIVNNDLRHINTSSDSELLLNVFAHELESQVFGVILTKENIFNAVSCVHNRVRGAYAVVAMIAGYGMVAFRDPFGIRPLILGERKNQDGTIDYCVASESLALIHLDFKIVRDLKPGEAIFIDFNGNFYAYDCKKNTRLVPCLFEYVYFSRPDSVVNGVSVYQARLDMGMILADKIKEEIKDEPIDVIMPVPDTSRPIALQLAQHLNIPYREGLIKNRYIGRTFIMPGQAVRKRSVKHKLSPVEIEFKDKNVLLVDDSIVRGTTSREIVDMARISGAKKVFMASAAPEVRYPNVYGIDMPSKEELIAHDRTVLEIAQEIGVDGLVFQNLDDLVNVIRKLNPEIDDLDTSCFDGKYVTGGVDFN, from the coding sequence ATGTGTGGTATCTTGGGAATTATGAGTCATAGGGCAGTTAATCAGGAATTATATGATGGACTACAGATGTTGCAACATAGGGGACAGGATGCCGCAGGTATTTTAACCACCGATGGTTCTGTTTTTCATAGCCATAAAGGGCAAGGATTGGTCAGAGATGTATTTAGAACACGTAATATGAGAGATCTATTAGGAAATTTTGGAATTGCACATGTTCGATACCCGACAGCAGGAAACAAGAGCTCTGAAGCTAGTGAAGAATCCCAACCTTTTTATGTGAATTCTCCATTTGGTATTGCTTTGGCACACAATGGTAATTTAATTAATGTCGATAGTTTAATGCAAAATATAGTCAATAATGATCTAAGACATATTAATACTAGTTCAGACTCAGAGTTATTATTAAATGTTTTTGCTCATGAGTTGGAGAGCCAAGTTTTTGGTGTAATTCTAACCAAAGAAAATATTTTTAATGCGGTTAGTTGTGTGCATAATCGAGTACGAGGGGCTTATGCTGTTGTTGCCATGATTGCAGGTTATGGTATGGTAGCTTTTAGAGATCCTTTTGGAATTCGCCCCTTGATTTTGGGTGAACGTAAAAATCAGGATGGGACAATTGATTATTGTGTAGCATCTGAATCACTAGCATTGATACATTTGGATTTTAAGATAGTAAGAGATTTAAAGCCTGGTGAAGCAATTTTTATAGATTTTAATGGTAATTTTTATGCTTATGATTGTAAAAAGAATACACGGTTAGTGCCTTGCTTATTTGAATACGTTTATTTTTCTAGGCCAGATTCAGTAGTGAATGGTGTATCCGTTTATCAAGCAAGATTAGATATGGGTATGATTTTGGCAGATAAAATAAAAGAGGAAATTAAAGACGAGCCTATCGATGTTATTATGCCTGTTCCTGATACTAGTCGACCTATTGCTTTGCAGTTGGCTCAGCATTTAAATATACCTTATAGAGAAGGGTTAATAAAGAATCGTTATATTGGACGTACCTTTATTATGCCGGGTCAAGCAGTGCGAAAGCGTTCTGTAAAGCATAAATTGAGTCCTGTAGAAATCGAATTTAAAGACAAGAATGTTTTATTGGTAGATGATTCTATTGTGAGAGGTACAACTAGTCGAGAAATTGTGGATATGGCTAGGATATCGGGGGCAAAGAAAGTATTTATGGCATCCGCAGCGCCTGAAGTTCGTTATCCAAATGTATATGGTATTGATATGCCTTCTAAAGAGGAATTAATTGCTCATGACCGTACAGTTTTAGAAATTGCTCAAGAAATCGGAGTGGATGGCTTAGTGTTTCAAAATTTAGATGATTTGGTTAATGTCATTAGAAAATTGAATCCTGAAATTGATGATTTAGATACTTCTTGTTTTGATGGCAAATATGTTACTGGTGGTGTTGATTTCAACTAA
- a CDS encoding DUF4065 domain-containing protein: MLTCYEVADYFLSLCDQEDSGDLISNLKIQKLVYYAQGFSLAINNRPLFKEEIRAWKHGPVVKELYDKYRKYGSGALPTDDLNINHNNFSEEDKKLLDDVYDVYGQFSAWKLRNMTHEEAPWRDADHQVSR; encoded by the coding sequence ATGTTAACTTGTTATGAAGTCGCTGATTATTTTCTATCGTTATGTGATCAAGAAGACAGTGGAGATTTGATCTCTAATTTAAAGATTCAAAAATTGGTGTACTATGCGCAAGGTTTCTCTTTAGCTATAAATAATAGACCTCTCTTTAAAGAGGAAATTCGGGCTTGGAAGCATGGCCCTGTTGTCAAGGAACTGTATGATAAATATAGAAAATATGGGAGTGGGGCTTTACCTACTGATGATTTAAATATAAATCATAATAATTTTTCTGAAGAAGATAAAAAGTTACTTGATGATGTCTATGATGTGTATGGTCAATTCTCTGCTTGGAAACTAAGAAACATGACACATGAGGAGGCTCCGTGGAGAGACGCTGATCATCAGGTATCGAGGTGA
- a CDS encoding NUDIX domain-containing protein — MMEFWNKSINKINFTFSNEQDLINFFIFCTLPHWNVRYWVRNSLLHFSLNNPIQAGVLVGFYFRKSTQEYEIIFTERAAQLKHHSNQISFPGGKRQKNDKIISRTAIRETEEEIGISRDYIRTYGVLKKIKSPTNYEVYPTLGIIDRYPKDQNKNVNEVKEIFTAPCQILLNPDRYSFNPYPSTSRLPIKIVSIDYHGKHIWGLTAEILYFLAKTYVKYRR; from the coding sequence GTGATGGAATTTTGGAACAAAAGTATCAATAAGATAAATTTTACTTTTAGTAATGAACAAGATTTAATCAATTTTTTTATTTTTTGTACTTTACCTCATTGGAATGTAAGGTATTGGGTTCGAAATTCTTTATTACATTTTTCATTAAATAATCCCATTCAAGCAGGTGTTTTGGTTGGATTTTACTTTAGAAAATCAACACAGGAGTATGAAATTATTTTCACTGAACGTGCCGCACAATTAAAACACCACTCTAACCAAATTTCATTTCCAGGAGGGAAACGGCAGAAGAACGATAAAATAATTTCTAGAACAGCTATCCGAGAAACTGAAGAAGAAATTGGTATTAGCCGAGACTATATTAGAACTTACGGTGTACTGAAAAAGATCAAGTCTCCAACTAATTATGAGGTTTACCCTACTTTGGGTATCATAGATAGATACCCCAAAGACCAAAATAAAAATGTTAACGAAGTCAAAGAAATATTTACAGCACCCTGCCAAATATTGCTTAATCCTGATCGGTATTCCTTTAATCCCTACCCCTCAACCAGTAGGTTACCAATCAAAATTGTATCCATTGATTATCATGGAAAACATATATGGGGGTTAACTGCAGAAATTTTATACTTTTTAGCTAAAACATACGTTAAATATAGAAGATAA
- the grxD gene encoding Grx4 family monothiol glutaredoxin, which produces MNIMQEEIIKIIQEHPVVLFMKGTKQFPQCGFSSRAVEILYACGCQDFFTVNVLENNEIREGIKIYSDWPTIPQLYVDGKFIGGSDIMMEMYEENELQPLLENI; this is translated from the coding sequence ATAAATATTATGCAAGAAGAAATTATTAAAATTATTCAAGAACATCCTGTAGTTCTGTTTATGAAAGGAACCAAACAGTTCCCACAATGTGGTTTCTCTTCTCGTGCAGTTGAGATCTTATACGCTTGTGGTTGCCAAGATTTTTTTACCGTTAATGTACTTGAAAATAATGAAATTAGGGAAGGAATTAAAATATACTCAGATTGGCCAACAATACCCCAGCTATATGTTGATGGTAAATTTATTGGGGGATCGGATATCATGATGGAAATGTATGAAGAAAATGAACTACAACCTTTACTGGAGAATATTTAA
- a CDS encoding methyltransferase domain-containing protein, whose translation MQNLARYQHLQTIAQQVLYFENTTEWLLTKYFRKHQNLGKQDRHFISDSIYTLLRNRETIQGYLVKTQKLSLVNQINIAVGLAFYEHKDLYYIDLLEDFLDYQQNSVAVNEQAELPMWIVQLLSEKLNNQDIIELGQSLKNTAPVDIRTNTIKIKRDELIQKLKENNILSTKTPYSPWGIRLQGNHPRLTQYPFYKEGLFEIQDEGSQLIAYLSQPKKNQNIIDFCAGTGGKTLAIGAMLNNRGSIYAFDVEANRLNQLKLRLKKSKLNNIYPILIQNEKDEKLRKFQQKYDIILIDAPCSGLGTIRRQPDLKYRNSPSTIQKMTEKQLSILNEAEKLCHSSGKLVYATCSILPQENEYIIQKFLRSHTNYQLIDCQKYLSGITMNKNDMGIYLNPLLTQTDGFYIAIMKKN comes from the coding sequence ATGCAAAATCTAGCCCGTTACCAACATCTACAAACAATAGCACAGCAAGTACTCTACTTTGAAAATACCACAGAATGGTTACTGACAAAGTATTTTAGAAAACATCAAAATCTAGGGAAACAAGATAGACATTTTATAAGCGATAGCATTTATACTCTACTTAGAAATAGAGAAACTATACAAGGCTATTTAGTAAAAACGCAAAAATTGTCTCTCGTAAACCAAATCAATATTGCCGTAGGTTTAGCTTTCTACGAACATAAAGATTTATACTATATTGACTTATTGGAGGATTTTTTAGATTATCAACAAAATTCAGTGGCAGTTAATGAACAGGCTGAATTACCTATGTGGATAGTACAGTTATTATCCGAGAAATTAAATAATCAAGATATTATAGAATTAGGGCAATCTCTAAAAAATACAGCTCCTGTCGATATTCGAACGAATACTATCAAAATCAAACGTGATGAATTAATTCAAAAGCTAAAAGAAAATAATATTTTGAGCACGAAGACACCTTACTCTCCCTGGGGTATCCGCCTACAAGGAAATCATCCCAGATTAACACAGTATCCTTTTTATAAGGAAGGATTATTTGAAATTCAAGATGAGGGAAGCCAATTAATTGCTTATTTATCACAACCCAAAAAAAATCAAAACATTATTGATTTTTGTGCTGGTACAGGTGGAAAAACATTAGCCATAGGTGCAATGTTAAACAACCGCGGTAGTATTTATGCTTTCGATGTAGAAGCTAATCGTTTAAATCAACTCAAACTTCGCCTAAAAAAATCAAAACTTAATAATATATACCCTATCCTAATTCAAAACGAAAAAGATGAGAAACTGAGAAAATTCCAACAGAAATATGATATTATTCTAATCGATGCACCTTGCTCTGGCTTAGGGACTATCAGACGACAGCCTGATTTAAAGTATAGAAATAGCCCATCTACTATACAGAAAATGACTGAAAAACAATTATCTATTCTTAATGAGGCAGAAAAACTATGTCATTCTAGTGGAAAACTAGTTTATGCTACTTGTAGTATTCTACCTCAAGAAAATGAATACATTATTCAAAAATTTTTAAGGTCTCATACCAACTATCAGTTGATTGATTGCCAAAAATACCTTTCTGGCATTACAATGAACAAAAATGACATGGGTATTTACTTGAACCCACTATTAACGCAAACCGATGGTTTTTATATTGCCATTATGAAGAAAAATTAA
- a CDS encoding phosphoribosylglycinamide formyltransferase: MNKKIVILISGNGSNMKAIVNANIKNATIVAVISNNENAPGISWAEQQGLNAISLNHQSFVSREAYDSTLIKLIDQFEPDLVVLAGFMRILSESFCEHYKNRLMNIHPSLLPAFPGLNTHKNAIESGCKIAGCTVHFVTPKLDSGPIIAQAAVPITSGDTAETLAKKVLSCEHIIYPMAIQDFIFNNLLIKENKVINQRQHDEHQQKILNF; encoded by the coding sequence ATGAATAAAAAAATCGTGATTTTAATCTCTGGAAATGGCAGTAATATGAAGGCCATCGTTAATGCTAACATCAAAAATGCAACTATTGTTGCCGTCATTAGTAACAATGAAAATGCACCAGGTATATCATGGGCTGAACAGCAAGGTCTAAATGCAATTTCTCTTAACCACCAATCCTTCGTTTCCCGTGAAGCTTATGACTCAACTCTCATTAAATTAATTGATCAATTTGAACCTGATTTAGTTGTTTTGGCAGGTTTTATGAGAATCCTAAGTGAATCTTTTTGTGAACACTATAAAAATCGATTAATGAATATCCATCCTTCACTATTACCAGCGTTTCCTGGATTGAATACTCACAAGAATGCCATAGAATCAGGTTGTAAAATCGCCGGTTGCACTGTACATTTTGTAACCCCCAAACTAGATAGTGGCCCAATTATTGCCCAAGCTGCGGTTCCTATCACCTCTGGAGATACAGCTGAAACACTTGCTAAAAAAGTGCTAAGTTGCGAACATATCATCTATCCTATGGCTATTCAAGATTTTATTTTTAATAATTTATTAATCAAAGAAAATAAAGTTATTAATCAAAGACAACATGATGAACATCAACAAAAAATACTTAATTTCTAA
- a CDS encoding AAA family ATPase codes for MKFQGTQGYIATEALQMAVNAAVLLQRPLLIKGEPGTGKTLLAEEVAKSFDTDLIQWHIKSTTKAQQGLYEYDAISRLRDSQLGIEGVSNIKNYIVKGKLWQAFEADKPVVLLIDEIDKADIEFPNDLLVELDRMQFSCYETQEVITTKHRPIIIITSNNEKELPDAFLRRCFFHYIEFPDKKTMRRIIDVHYPNIQERLISEALAYFYDLRGIDGLKKKPSTSELIDWLKLLSADDLSENILTESKQRKNIPPHIGALLKNEQDISLLHHFSQIIKNS; via the coding sequence ATGAAATTCCAAGGCACACAAGGATATATTGCAACCGAAGCATTACAAATGGCTGTCAATGCAGCAGTATTATTACAACGACCCTTATTAATTAAGGGGGAACCGGGTACAGGGAAAACCCTTCTAGCGGAAGAAGTGGCTAAATCATTTGATACTGATTTAATCCAGTGGCATATTAAAAGCACCACAAAAGCACAACAAGGTTTATATGAGTATGACGCAATTTCACGTTTAAGAGACTCTCAACTCGGGATAGAAGGAGTTTCCAATATCAAAAACTATATTGTCAAAGGTAAGTTATGGCAAGCCTTTGAAGCAGATAAACCCGTAGTACTATTAATTGATGAAATTGATAAGGCAGATATTGAGTTTCCCAATGACTTATTAGTTGAATTAGACCGTATGCAATTTTCTTGTTACGAAACTCAAGAAGTCATAACTACTAAACACCGTCCAATTATTATTATTACCAGCAATAACGAAAAAGAACTACCTGATGCCTTTTTAAGAAGATGTTTCTTTCATTATATCGAATTCCCTGATAAAAAAACTATGCGTCGGATTATTGATGTACACTATCCTAACATTCAGGAAAGACTTATTAGTGAAGCCTTAGCGTATTTTTATGATTTAAGAGGTATTGATGGCTTAAAGAAAAAACCTTCTACTTCAGAACTAATCGACTGGTTAAAGCTATTATCAGCAGATGATTTATCTGAGAATATACTAACAGAATCAAAACAACGAAAAAATATCCCACCCCATATCGGTGCTTTATTAAAAAATGAGCAAGATATTTCTCTGCTTCACCATTTTTCACAAATTATAAAAAACAGCTAA
- the polA gene encoding DNA polymerase I, whose protein sequence is MQLQNKTLLLIDGSSYIYRAFHAISALSNTAGEPTNALFGVLNMLKKIEDNYIFDYCCFVCDAKGKNFRHKLFKDYKATRKPMPDDLRPQVEWIKELVDLMGWNVLVVDGVEADDVIATLTKKAKATKMQVIISTGDKDIAQLVDDSTTMINTMTDEILDVAGVKNKFGVFPEQIVDYLTLVGDSSDNIKGVKKCGAKTAVKWLDEYRTLENLLAHADDIKGKVGENLRLAQEWLSLSHTLITLKDDVLLSEYLPNGIEDLNRKPENWDLLLPQLHRFGFKKWIKDIEKKGIHTTIHSEKEYGTNFTIEKNTLKPQLPSHVEDRAIKSKEDLNNFLVYLNQAKRVGFDTETTSLDQMQARLVGMSFSFQTGEKFYIPLDHHWLSSETSLDMAQTLVQLKPYLENPQLEKIGQNLKYDQHVLKNHDIVLKGIVGDSMLASYIIESHLGHGLDELAERHLGMTTIKYEDLCGKGAKQISFAQVPLKEATHYACQDADLSLHLEKYLVSLMSEAQRKLYYDMELPILEILARMERYGVLIDKQELQKQSHELAIRILAIEQEVYQIVGQVFNLNSPKQMQEILFNILKIPTQGLNRTPKGDISTSEEVLEKLAQDYQVPRLILEYRSLTKLKSTYTDKLSLLLDENNRVHTTYAQAVVNTGRLASNNPNLQNIPVRTQEGRKIRQAFIAPPKHKIISADYSQIELRIMAHLSGDENLIQCFNNNEDIHRTTASKIFHIPFDEVKTEQRRYAKTINFGLIYGMSQYGLAKSLNIDSSEAKSFIDQYFNEYPGVLTYMQQTKLQAHKMGYVETIFGRKLYLNNINSNNARLRSSAERAAINAPMQGTASDLIKLAMINVQNWLDKEKLQTQMIMQVHDELVFEVPEQELKIIHTHIRRLMTSIVDLKVPLVVDIGEGDNWETAH, encoded by the coding sequence ATGCAGCTACAAAATAAAACTCTACTACTTATTGATGGTTCATCTTATATATATCGAGCCTTTCACGCTATTAGCGCCTTATCAAATACTGCAGGAGAACCAACTAATGCATTGTTTGGTGTTTTGAATATGTTAAAAAAAATTGAGGATAACTATATTTTTGATTATTGTTGCTTTGTCTGTGATGCGAAAGGTAAGAATTTTCGTCATAAGTTGTTTAAGGATTATAAAGCCACTAGAAAACCCATGCCTGATGATTTACGACCTCAAGTTGAGTGGATTAAAGAATTAGTTGATTTAATGGGTTGGAATGTTTTAGTTGTTGATGGGGTCGAAGCGGATGATGTAATTGCGACTTTGACCAAAAAAGCCAAAGCCACCAAGATGCAAGTCATTATTTCAACAGGAGATAAAGATATTGCACAATTAGTAGATGATTCTACTACTATGATTAACACTATGACAGATGAAATTTTGGATGTTGCAGGGGTTAAAAATAAATTTGGTGTTTTTCCAGAACAAATAGTAGATTATTTAACTTTGGTAGGAGATAGCTCGGATAATATTAAAGGAGTAAAGAAATGTGGGGCTAAAACGGCAGTCAAATGGTTAGATGAATATCGAACGTTAGAGAATTTATTGGCGCATGCTGATGATATTAAGGGTAAAGTGGGTGAGAATCTGCGCTTGGCACAAGAATGGTTGTCCTTATCTCATACACTAATTACGTTAAAAGATGATGTACTTTTATCAGAGTATTTACCGAATGGCATTGAAGATTTAAATCGGAAACCAGAGAATTGGGATTTACTATTGCCCCAATTACACCGTTTTGGTTTTAAGAAATGGATTAAGGATATTGAAAAAAAAGGCATTCATACAACTATTCACTCAGAAAAGGAATATGGAACTAATTTTACAATTGAAAAAAATACACTTAAACCTCAATTACCGAGCCATGTTGAAGATCGTGCGATAAAAAGTAAAGAAGATTTAAATAATTTTCTGGTTTATCTAAATCAAGCTAAAAGAGTGGGTTTTGATACCGAAACGACGTCATTAGATCAAATGCAGGCAAGACTAGTTGGAATGAGTTTTTCTTTTCAAACAGGTGAAAAATTTTATATACCACTGGATCACCATTGGTTATCTTCTGAAACCTCTTTAGATATGGCACAAACACTAGTGCAATTAAAACCCTATCTAGAAAATCCACAGCTTGAAAAAATAGGTCAAAATTTGAAATATGATCAACATGTTTTAAAAAACCATGATATTGTGCTTAAAGGGATAGTGGGAGATAGTATGTTGGCTTCGTATATCATAGAAAGCCATTTAGGGCATGGATTAGATGAGTTGGCAGAACGGCATTTAGGTATGACGACGATTAAATATGAAGATTTATGCGGTAAAGGTGCTAAACAAATCAGTTTTGCCCAAGTACCTTTAAAAGAGGCAACACACTATGCTTGCCAAGATGCAGATTTAAGTTTGCACTTAGAAAAATATTTGGTGTCTTTAATGAGTGAAGCACAGAGAAAATTGTATTATGACATGGAACTGCCAATATTAGAAATTTTGGCTCGTATGGAGCGTTACGGAGTATTAATTGATAAACAAGAATTGCAAAAACAAAGTCATGAACTAGCCATTAGAATTTTAGCTATTGAACAAGAAGTCTATCAGATTGTTGGTCAAGTATTTAATTTGAATTCTCCTAAACAAATGCAAGAAATCTTGTTTAATATTTTAAAAATACCCACACAGGGTCTCAATAGAACGCCCAAAGGAGATATTTCTACCAGTGAAGAGGTATTAGAGAAATTAGCACAAGATTATCAAGTACCTAGATTAATATTAGAATATCGTTCTTTGACTAAGTTAAAATCAACCTATACAGACAAATTATCTTTATTGTTGGATGAAAATAACCGAGTACACACGACTTATGCACAAGCAGTAGTGAATACAGGTCGTTTGGCGAGTAATAATCCTAATCTGCAAAATATTCCTGTACGAACGCAAGAGGGACGTAAAATACGTCAAGCATTTATCGCTCCACCTAAACATAAAATTATCTCAGCAGACTACTCGCAAATTGAATTACGTATCATGGCTCATTTATCAGGAGATGAAAATTTAATTCAGTGCTTCAATAATAATGAGGATATTCATCGCACTACTGCTTCTAAAATTTTTCACATCCCATTCGATGAAGTAAAAACAGAGCAGAGGCGTTATGCAAAAACTATTAACTTTGGCTTAATTTATGGTATGAGTCAGTATGGTTTAGCCAAATCATTAAATATTGACTCATCTGAAGCTAAATCTTTTATTGATCAATATTTTAATGAGTATCCTGGTGTTTTAACCTATATGCAGCAGACTAAATTACAAGCTCATAAAATGGGTTATGTGGAAACTATTTTTGGTAGAAAACTTTATTTGAATAATATTAATTCTAATAATGCTCGTTTAAGAAGTAGTGCTGAGCGAGCAGCCATTAATGCACCGATGCAGGGGACAGCTTCTGATCTGATTAAACTAGCCATGATCAATGTGCAAAACTGGCTAGACAAAGAAAAACTTCAAACTCAAATGATAATGCAAGTACATGATGAATTAGTTTTTGAAGTGCCAGAACAGGAGCTGAAAATTATTCATACACATATTCGTAGGTTAATGACCTCCATAGTAGATCTAAAAGTTCCTTTAGTGGTGGATATAGGAGAAGGCGATAATTGGGAAACTGCTCATTAA
- the msrA gene encoding peptide-methionine (S)-S-oxide reductase MsrA encodes MEHNQYEIAYLGGGCFWCLEALFKRIPGVVEVVSGYMGGNIQHPSYQEVCQGNTGHAEVVQITFNPKQIDYNNLLNLFFDLHDPTTVNRQGNDVGTQYRSIIFYTSDKQKNQAQKKIHILDTQAIFDDKIVTQVVAKENFYPAEEYHQNYFDTHTDLAYCTYVIKPKVKKLQELLCGEVLHKGV; translated from the coding sequence ATGGAACATAATCAATATGAAATTGCTTATTTGGGTGGTGGGTGCTTTTGGTGTTTAGAAGCTCTGTTTAAAAGAATACCGGGTGTAGTAGAGGTGGTTTCTGGTTATATGGGAGGTAATATTCAACATCCTAGTTACCAAGAAGTTTGTCAGGGAAATACTGGTCATGCTGAAGTGGTGCAGATAACTTTTAATCCTAAACAAATTGACTATAACAATCTATTAAATTTATTCTTTGATCTTCACGACCCTACGACTGTCAATAGACAAGGTAATGATGTGGGAACACAGTATAGAAGTATTATTTTTTATACTAGTGATAAGCAGAAGAATCAAGCACAAAAGAAAATACATATTTTGGATACACAGGCCATTTTTGATGACAAGATTGTTACACAAGTAGTGGCAAAAGAAAACTTTTACCCTGCAGAAGAATATCATCAAAATTATTTCGATACCCATACTGATCTAGCTTATTGTACTTATGTGATCAAACCTAAAGTGAAGAAATTACAAGAATTATTGTGTGGAGAGGTACTACATAAAGGAGTTTAG